A window from Ignavibacteriota bacterium encodes these proteins:
- a CDS encoding thiamine diphosphokinase, producing MTTLLICNGEPPSRGLVRRMLTRADRMVAADGGANAVRAVGLVPDLILGDLDSVTPATRRVFAKVPTIRIPSQDNTDLEKALDHCAAEGDTAMIIAGATGRRLDMTLANLSVCWHYLPDMDICFVGEDWYAVPITATRKFTAPSGTTVSLVPFGTCSGVTLRGLRYPLVEGTLRTGDVAVSNVVRGRSFSVNIKHGRLMVLVLARFGDH from the coding sequence ATGACCACGCTGCTCATTTGCAATGGTGAACCGCCGTCCCGCGGTCTCGTGCGGCGGATGCTGACGCGGGCCGACCGTATGGTTGCCGCCGACGGCGGTGCCAATGCCGTCCGTGCGGTCGGACTCGTGCCTGACCTCATTCTCGGCGACCTCGACTCGGTGACGCCCGCCACGCGCCGTGTTTTTGCGAAGGTGCCGACCATCCGCATCCCGAGTCAGGACAACACTGACCTCGAGAAGGCACTGGACCACTGTGCTGCCGAGGGCGACACGGCGATGATCATCGCAGGGGCGACGGGACGCAGGTTGGATATGACCCTGGCGAACCTGTCCGTGTGCTGGCACTATCTGCCGGATATGGATATCTGCTTCGTCGGTGAGGATTGGTATGCTGTGCCGATCACCGCTACGCGGAAGTTCACTGCGCCGTCCGGCACCACCGTCAGTCTTGTGCCCTTCGGCACGTGTTCCGGCGTCACGCTGCGCGGGCTCCGGTACCCGCTGGTGGAGGGTACGCTCCGCACCGGTGATGTTGCGGTGAGCAATGTGGTCCGCGGACGTTCGTTCTCCGTGAACATCAAGCATGGCCGTTTGATGGTGCTTGTGCTCGCGCGCTTCGGAGATCACTGA